A portion of the Canis lupus baileyi chromosome 38, mCanLup2.hap1, whole genome shotgun sequence genome contains these proteins:
- the RGS1 gene encoding regulator of G-protein signaling 1 isoform X4 has translation MRAAGISTPSGMDVKAYLRSMIPHLESGIKPSKSKDILSVNEVMQWSQSLEKLLANQIGQDVFRSFLKSEFSEENIEFWLACEDYKKTESDLLHRKAEKIYKAFVHSDAAKQINIDFHTRESTAKKIKAPTPTCFDEAQKIIYTLMEKDSYPRFLKSNIYLNLLNELQANSLK, from the exons ATGCGAGCAGCAGGCATCTCCACACCAAG TGGAATGGATGTGAAAGCATACCTGAGATCTATGATCCCACATCTGGAATCTGGAATTAAACCTTCTAAATCCAAAGACAT ACTCTCTGTTAATGAAGTAATGCAGTGGTCTCAATCTCTGGAAAAACTACTTGCAAACCAAA TTGGTCAAGATGTCTTCAGAAGTTTCCTAAAGTCTGAGTTCAGTGAGGAGAACATTGAGTTCTGGCTGGCTTGTGAAGACTATAAAAAAACAGAGTCTGATCTTTTGCATCGCAAAGCggagaaaatatataaagcttTTGTGCATTCAGATGCTGCTAAACAA atCAACATTGACTTTCACACTCGAGAATCTACAGCCAAGAAGATTAAAGCACCAACCCCTACGTGTTTTGATGAAGcccaaaaaattatatatactctTATGGAAAAGGATTCCTATCCCAGATTTctcaaatcaaatatatatttaaatcttctGAATGAACTTCAGGCTAATAGTCTAAAGTGA
- the RGS1 gene encoding regulator of G-protein signaling 1 isoform X2, with protein sequence MRAAGISTPRLDKMPGMFFSANPKELKETDHSLLDDKTHKKRPKTFGMDVKAYLRSMIPHLESGIKPSKSKDILSVNEVMQWSQSLEKLLANQIGQDVFRSFLKSEFSEENIEFWLACEDYKKTESDLLHRKAEKIYKAFVHSDAAKQINIDFHTRESTAKKIKAPTPTCFDEAQKIIYTLMEKDSYPRFLKSNIYLNLLNELQANSLK encoded by the exons ATGCGAGCAGCAGGCATCTCCACACCAAGGTTAGACAAAATGCCAGGAATGTTCTTCTCTGCtaatccaaaggaattgaaagaaaCTGATCATTCACTTCTAGATGATAAAACGCATAAAAAGAGGCCAAAGACTTT TGGAATGGATGTGAAAGCATACCTGAGATCTATGATCCCACATCTGGAATCTGGAATTAAACCTTCTAAATCCAAAGACAT ACTCTCTGTTAATGAAGTAATGCAGTGGTCTCAATCTCTGGAAAAACTACTTGCAAACCAAA TTGGTCAAGATGTCTTCAGAAGTTTCCTAAAGTCTGAGTTCAGTGAGGAGAACATTGAGTTCTGGCTGGCTTGTGAAGACTATAAAAAAACAGAGTCTGATCTTTTGCATCGCAAAGCggagaaaatatataaagcttTTGTGCATTCAGATGCTGCTAAACAA atCAACATTGACTTTCACACTCGAGAATCTACAGCCAAGAAGATTAAAGCACCAACCCCTACGTGTTTTGATGAAGcccaaaaaattatatatactctTATGGAAAAGGATTCCTATCCCAGATTTctcaaatcaaatatatatttaaatcttctGAATGAACTTCAGGCTAATAGTCTAAAGTGA
- the RGS1 gene encoding regulator of G-protein signaling 1 isoform X3, translating into MRAAGISTPSGMDVKAYLRSMIPHLESGIKPSKSKDIRLSVNEVMQWSQSLEKLLANQIGQDVFRSFLKSEFSEENIEFWLACEDYKKTESDLLHRKAEKIYKAFVHSDAAKQINIDFHTRESTAKKIKAPTPTCFDEAQKIIYTLMEKDSYPRFLKSNIYLNLLNELQANSLK; encoded by the exons ATGCGAGCAGCAGGCATCTCCACACCAAG TGGAATGGATGTGAAAGCATACCTGAGATCTATGATCCCACATCTGGAATCTGGAATTAAACCTTCTAAATCCAAAGACAT CAGACTCTCTGTTAATGAAGTAATGCAGTGGTCTCAATCTCTGGAAAAACTACTTGCAAACCAAA TTGGTCAAGATGTCTTCAGAAGTTTCCTAAAGTCTGAGTTCAGTGAGGAGAACATTGAGTTCTGGCTGGCTTGTGAAGACTATAAAAAAACAGAGTCTGATCTTTTGCATCGCAAAGCggagaaaatatataaagcttTTGTGCATTCAGATGCTGCTAAACAA atCAACATTGACTTTCACACTCGAGAATCTACAGCCAAGAAGATTAAAGCACCAACCCCTACGTGTTTTGATGAAGcccaaaaaattatatatactctTATGGAAAAGGATTCCTATCCCAGATTTctcaaatcaaatatatatttaaatcttctGAATGAACTTCAGGCTAATAGTCTAAAGTGA
- the RGS1 gene encoding regulator of G-protein signaling 1 isoform X1: MRAAGISTPRLDKMPGMFFSANPKELKETDHSLLDDKTHKKRPKTFGMDVKAYLRSMIPHLESGIKPSKSKDIRLSVNEVMQWSQSLEKLLANQIGQDVFRSFLKSEFSEENIEFWLACEDYKKTESDLLHRKAEKIYKAFVHSDAAKQINIDFHTRESTAKKIKAPTPTCFDEAQKIIYTLMEKDSYPRFLKSNIYLNLLNELQANSLK; the protein is encoded by the exons ATGCGAGCAGCAGGCATCTCCACACCAAGGTTAGACAAAATGCCAGGAATGTTCTTCTCTGCtaatccaaaggaattgaaagaaaCTGATCATTCACTTCTAGATGATAAAACGCATAAAAAGAGGCCAAAGACTTT TGGAATGGATGTGAAAGCATACCTGAGATCTATGATCCCACATCTGGAATCTGGAATTAAACCTTCTAAATCCAAAGACAT CAGACTCTCTGTTAATGAAGTAATGCAGTGGTCTCAATCTCTGGAAAAACTACTTGCAAACCAAA TTGGTCAAGATGTCTTCAGAAGTTTCCTAAAGTCTGAGTTCAGTGAGGAGAACATTGAGTTCTGGCTGGCTTGTGAAGACTATAAAAAAACAGAGTCTGATCTTTTGCATCGCAAAGCggagaaaatatataaagcttTTGTGCATTCAGATGCTGCTAAACAA atCAACATTGACTTTCACACTCGAGAATCTACAGCCAAGAAGATTAAAGCACCAACCCCTACGTGTTTTGATGAAGcccaaaaaattatatatactctTATGGAAAAGGATTCCTATCCCAGATTTctcaaatcaaatatatatttaaatcttctGAATGAACTTCAGGCTAATAGTCTAAAGTGA